The following coding sequences are from one Triticum dicoccoides isolate Atlit2015 ecotype Zavitan chromosome 4A, WEW_v2.0, whole genome shotgun sequence window:
- the LOC119285706 gene encoding ABC transporter E family member 2 → MADRLTRIAIVSEDKCKPKKCRQECKKSCPVVKTGKLCIEVSPVAKLAFISEELCIGCGICVKKCPFDAIEIINLPKDLEKDTTHRYGPNTFKLHRLPVPRPGQVLGLVGTNGIGKSTALKVLAGKLKPNLGRFKNPPDWQEILTYFRGSELQNYFTRILEDNLKAIIKPQYVDHIPKAVQGNVGQVLEQKDERDMKNELCVDLELNQVIDRNVGDLSGGELQRFAIAVVAVQSAEIYMFDEPSSYLDVKQRLKAARVIRSLLRSNSYVIVVEHDLSVLDYLSDFICCLYGKPGAYGVVTLPFSVREGINIFLAGFVPTENLRFRDESLTFKIAETQESAEEVATYQRYKYPTMSKTQGNFKLSVVEGEFTDSQIVVMLGENGTGKTTFIRMLAGLLKPDTMEGTEVEIPEFNVSYKPQKISPKFQHPVRHLLHSKIRDSYTHPQFVSDVMKPLQIEQLMDQEVINLSGGELQRVALCLCLGKPADIYLIDEPSAYLDSEQRIVASKVIKRFILHAKKTAFIVEHDFIMATYLADKVIVYEGLASIDCTANAPQSLVSGMNKFLSHLDITFRRDPTNYRPRINKLESTKDREQKNAGSYYYLDD, encoded by the exons ATGGCGGACCGTTTGACCCGTATCGCGATCGTGAGCGAGGATAAGTGCAAGCCCAAGAAGTGCCGCCAGGAGTGCAAGAAGAGCTGCCCCGTTGTCAAGACCG GAAAGCTTTGCATTGAAGTTAGTCCAGTGGCCAAACTTGCATTCATTTCTGAAGAGCTGTGTATTGGTTGTGGTATTTGTGTTAAG AAATGCCCTTTTGATGCCATTGAAATCATCAATCTTCCAAAAGATTTGGAGAAAGATACTACCCATCGCTATGGACCGAATACCTTCAAATTGCACAG GTTGCCTGTTCCAAGACCTGGTCAAGTTTTGGGTCTTGttggaaccaatggaattgggaagTCAACAGCACTTAAAGTCTTAGCTGGCAAGCTGAAGCCCAATCTGGGACGATTCAAA AATCCACCTGACTGGCAAGAGATCCTTACATATTTCCGTGGGTCTGAACTTCAGAACTATTTTACGCGCATATTGGAGGATAACCTGAAG GCAATCATCAAGCCACAGTATGTCGACCATATTCCAAAAGCTGTTCAAGGAAATGTAGGGCAAGTACTTGAGCAGAAAGATGAGCGGGATATGAAAAATGAGCTGTGCGTTGACCTTGAATTGAACCAAGTTATTGACAGAAATGTAGGAGATCTGTCTGGTGGCGAGCTTCAGAGATTTGCAATAGCAGTTGTTGCTGTACAAAGTGCGGAAATTTACATGTTTGATGAGCCATCAAGTTATTTGGACGTTAAACAGAGGCTTAAGGCTGCCCGAGTCATTAGGTCTTTGCTTAGATCAAACAG CTATGTCATTGTTGTCGAACATGACTTGAGTGTCTTAGATTACTTGTCCGACTTTATTTGCTGCTTATATGGGAAGCCAGGTGCTTACGGTGTAGTTACGTTACCATTTTCTGTCCGAGAAGGTATCAATATTTTCCTGGCTGGATTTGTTCCAACAGAAAACCTTCGGTTTCGAGATGAATCTCTTACATTTAAG ATTGCGGAGACCCAGGAAAGCGCAGAGGAAGTTGCTACGTACCAGCGGTACAAGTACCCTACCATGAGCAAAACACAGGGAAATTTCAAGCTCTCTGTTGTTGAGGGTGAATTCACTGATTCTCAGATTGTTGTGATGCTTGGTGAGAACGGCACAGGGAAAACTACATTCATCAGAATGCTG GCCGGGTTGTTGAAGCCAGATACCATGGAAGGAACCGAGGTTGAAATTCCTGAATTCAATGTGTCCTACAAGCCTCAAAAGATCAGCCCAAAATTCCAGCATCCAGTGAGGCACTTGCTTCATTCGAAAATACGCGATTCATATACTCATCCTCAGTTTGTATCTGATGTTATGAAACCACTACAAATTGAGCAACTCATGGACCAGGAAGTTATTAATTTATCAGGTGGAGAGCTCCAGAGAGTAGCATTATGTTTGTGCCTTGGAAAG CCTGCAGATATTTATTTAATTGATGAGCCAAGTGCATATCTCGATTCAGAGCAGCGTATTGTTGCCTCGAAGGTTATCAAAAGATTCATCCTTCATGCAAAGAAAACTGCATTTATTGTGGAGCATGATTTCATTATGGCAACCTACTTAGCGGACAAGGTTATTGTTTATGAGGGACTTGCTTCTATTGACTGTACTGCCAATGCACCACAGTCTTTGGTATCTGGGATGAATAAATTCTTATCG